A region of Piscinibacter gummiphilus DNA encodes the following proteins:
- a CDS encoding GDSL-type esterase/lipase family protein: protein MNRLLTLLLAACLGTAAVAAPPPDTAASGPTPYPGDAKDWPGQGAIRVFGWMTDNRKAFWTERERKQGAVVFAGDSLIGGWRTMAKDFPDLNVANRGIGGEPTRGLLFRFQEDVLDLHPKAIVLLSGSNDLSAQQDPKQSRANLAAMLDQAAKAAPGVPIVLCTVPPRQDPKAPVDPARVRELNRQIASLAEGRKNVVVLDLHALLAGPDGNPVPELFGADRLHISAAGFERFRDALAPVLKQLNVG from the coding sequence ATGAACCGCCTGCTGACGCTCCTCCTCGCCGCGTGCCTGGGCACCGCCGCGGTCGCCGCGCCGCCGCCCGACACGGCCGCCTCCGGCCCCACACCCTATCCCGGCGACGCGAAGGACTGGCCCGGCCAGGGCGCCATCCGTGTGTTCGGCTGGATGACCGACAACCGCAAGGCGTTCTGGACCGAACGGGAGCGCAAGCAGGGCGCCGTGGTGTTCGCCGGCGACTCGCTGATCGGCGGCTGGCGCACCATGGCGAAGGACTTCCCCGACCTGAACGTCGCCAACCGCGGCATCGGCGGCGAACCCACCCGCGGCCTGCTCTTCCGCTTCCAGGAGGACGTGCTCGACCTGCACCCGAAGGCCATCGTGCTGCTGAGCGGCAGCAACGACCTGAGCGCCCAGCAGGACCCGAAGCAGAGCCGCGCGAACCTCGCCGCGATGCTCGACCAGGCCGCCAAGGCCGCGCCGGGCGTGCCCATCGTGCTGTGCACGGTGCCGCCGCGGCAGGACCCGAAGGCGCCGGTGGACCCGGCCAGGGTGCGCGAACTCAACCGGCAGATCGCCTCGCTGGCCGAGGGCCGCAAGAACGTCGTGGTGCTCGACCTGCACGCGCTGCTCGCCGGCCCCGACGGCAACCCGGTGCCCGAACTGTTCGGCGCCGACCGCCTGCACATCTCCGCCGCCGGCTTCGAGCGCTTCCGCGACGCGCTGGCCCCGGTGCTCAAGCAACTGAACGTCGGCTGA
- a CDS encoding MaoC/PaaZ C-terminal domain-containing protein, whose protein sequence is MSDAMTVLEHEPVEVLALADLREGVSATVDFTVTPEQMRAFAELSGDFNPLHVDDTFARGKKFDGAVVYGALLVAKVSRLIGMRLPGRDSVWASIAMDFKKPLYVNQPAEVEGTVAEVSESTGLVVLRLAVRAGGKVLAKGRAEVLLVG, encoded by the coding sequence GTGAGCGACGCCATGACCGTGCTGGAACACGAACCGGTCGAGGTCCTGGCCCTCGCGGACCTGCGCGAAGGTGTGTCCGCCACCGTGGACTTCACCGTCACGCCGGAACAGATGCGGGCCTTCGCCGAGTTGTCCGGCGACTTCAACCCGCTGCACGTCGACGACACGTTCGCCCGCGGCAAGAAGTTCGACGGCGCCGTCGTGTACGGCGCGCTGCTCGTCGCGAAGGTCTCGCGGCTGATCGGCATGCGGCTGCCCGGGCGCGACAGCGTGTGGGCCAGCATCGCGATGGACTTCAAGAAGCCGCTGTACGTGAACCAGCCGGCGGAGGTGGAGGGCACGGTGGCCGAGGTGTCGGAATCCACCGGGCTCGTGGTGCTGCGGCTCGCGGTGCGGGCCGGCGGCAAGGTGCTGGCCAAGGGCCGTGCGGAGGTGCTTCTTGTCGGTTGA
- a CDS encoding MBOAT family O-acyltransferase — MAFTSPTFIAFILAVVLLTSLAPSPAGRATVLFVANLVFIGSYVTSPLQVAPLAVFLALCWALVEAVRRTRSGAVLAGGLVAVIATFVVLKKFSFLGDGLVLPFPYLLVGLSYILFRVLHLMVDAKQGELPGAVSPFRFFNYTCNFLSFTAGPIQRYADHAEQSQRPLVLDEDTVYRAFARTIVGFVKVGVVSAIFNYLFDNLSTRILADVAPSWPVFCAIYVAAAVAYTVYLYANFSGYMDIVIGVGRLMGQDLPENFNQPFLARNFLDFWARWHMTLSDWFKTYVFNPLLKVLATRFTSAKAGPYLGVVAFFVTFLIMGVWHGTTAIFVVYGLLMGAGASLNKLWQVMAVKRFGKKAYKAFCERTAVICFSRGLTLAYFAFALTCLWTDLNQMTSLLRHLGATGVVASYVGLAAAAGLAFFVWDTVTAWAAPLRAGAASVSGGVVARNIVLALQILLIVTVASFFHKAPEFVYRAF; from the coding sequence ATGGCCTTCACCTCACCGACCTTCATCGCCTTCATCCTGGCCGTCGTGCTGCTGACGAGCCTGGCGCCCTCGCCCGCGGGCCGCGCCACGGTGCTGTTCGTCGCGAACCTCGTGTTCATCGGCAGCTACGTCACCAGCCCGCTGCAGGTGGCCCCGCTCGCCGTGTTCCTCGCCCTGTGCTGGGCGCTCGTGGAGGCCGTGCGCCGCACACGCTCCGGCGCCGTGCTGGCCGGCGGCCTCGTGGCCGTGATCGCCACCTTCGTCGTGCTGAAGAAGTTCAGCTTCCTCGGCGACGGGCTCGTGCTGCCGTTCCCGTACCTGCTCGTGGGCCTGTCGTACATCCTCTTCCGCGTGCTGCACCTGATGGTGGACGCGAAGCAGGGCGAGCTGCCGGGGGCGGTGTCGCCGTTCCGCTTCTTCAACTACACCTGCAACTTCCTGTCGTTCACGGCCGGCCCGATCCAGCGCTACGCCGACCACGCCGAGCAGTCGCAACGGCCGCTCGTGCTCGACGAGGACACCGTCTACCGCGCCTTCGCCCGCACCATCGTCGGTTTCGTGAAGGTGGGCGTGGTCTCGGCCATCTTCAACTACCTGTTCGACAACCTGTCGACCCGCATCCTGGCCGACGTGGCGCCGTCGTGGCCCGTCTTCTGCGCCATCTACGTGGCCGCCGCGGTGGCCTACACCGTGTACCTGTACGCCAACTTCTCGGGCTACATGGACATCGTGATCGGCGTGGGCCGCCTGATGGGCCAGGACCTGCCCGAGAACTTCAACCAACCCTTCCTCGCGCGCAACTTCCTCGACTTCTGGGCGCGCTGGCACATGACCCTGTCCGACTGGTTCAAGACCTACGTCTTCAACCCGCTGCTCAAGGTGCTGGCCACGCGCTTCACGTCGGCGAAGGCCGGCCCGTACCTCGGTGTCGTGGCGTTCTTCGTGACCTTCCTGATCATGGGCGTGTGGCACGGCACCACGGCCATCTTCGTGGTGTACGGCCTGCTGATGGGTGCGGGCGCCAGCCTCAACAAGCTGTGGCAGGTGATGGCGGTCAAGCGCTTCGGCAAGAAGGCCTACAAGGCCTTCTGCGAACGCACGGCGGTGATCTGCTTCTCGCGCGGGCTCACCCTCGCCTACTTCGCGTTCGCGCTCACGTGCCTGTGGACGGACCTGAACCAGATGACGTCGCTGCTGCGCCACCTGGGCGCCACGGGTGTGGTGGCCAGCTACGTCGGGCTGGCCGCCGCCGCGGGCCTCGCCTTCTTCGTGTGGGACACGGTCACCGCGTGGGCCGCGCCGCTGCGCGCGGGTGCCGCCTCGGTGTCGGGCGGGGTGGTGGCCCGCAACATCGTGCTCGCGCTGCAGATCCTCCTCATCGTGACGGTCGCCTCGTTCTTCCACAAGGCGCCCGAGTTCGTCTACCGGGCCTTCTGA
- a CDS encoding acyl carrier protein, with translation MSQDTTYAKLTEIFHDVFDDDSIAVTPELTADDVDEWDSLSHIRLVLAVEKKFGLKFSAAEVGRLKNVGEFVSLIEAKATTA, from the coding sequence ATGAGCCAGGACACCACCTACGCCAAGCTGACCGAAATCTTCCACGACGTGTTCGACGACGACAGCATCGCCGTCACGCCCGAACTCACCGCCGACGACGTCGACGAATGGGACAGCCTGAGCCACATCCGCCTCGTGCTCGCCGTCGAGAAGAAGTTCGGCCTCAAGTTCTCGGCCGCCGAAGTGGGCCGCCTGAAGAACGTGGGGGAGTTCGTCTCGCTGATCGAGGCGAAGGCCACGACGGCGTGA
- a CDS encoding HAD-IIIC family phosphatase: MSNALYAGLAWLPEPPADFSTRVRALPDAGADLGRQLQHLATHRLDENQLHKLAKAVTKAQAAKQSFAPLTPFRLGIVSNATSHFIVPALVATAARHGIALECIEADYDQVMQSALSPDSEINRAQCDAVLIAVDHRGLPLSPTPGDAEAAERTVETALAHLNMIRSGLRSNGKAIAIVQTVPRPVESAFGSFDLALAGTQRQVIDDLNRAIGRSIPGSEDLLFDVANLAETVGLADWHDTTLWNMAKLPFASAFLPLYADQVCRLVAALRGKSRKCLILDLDNTVWGGVIGDDGLEGIVIGQGDATGEAHLSVQRTALALRDRGIVLAVSSKNTDEVARKPFREHPEMLLREDHLAVFQANWNDKATNIKAIAEELSLGLDAMVFLDDNPMERDLVRRMLPQVAVPELPADPALYARTLLAAGYFEAIAYSGEDRQRAAFYQDNARRVNLQKQAGDVDAYLASLDMRMTLQPFDDTGRARIAQLINKSNQFNLTTRRYTEADVADAQADADAFTLQVRLADTFGDNGMISVILCRRTGNDWDIDTWLMSCRVLGRKVEQAVLQELVQQAKARGLRRLVGTYLPTEKNKLVEGHYEKLGFTKVHDLAGGGTVWSLDVGSVAVVELPIAIERIGFGEAMAEAA; encoded by the coding sequence ATGAGCAACGCGCTGTACGCCGGCCTGGCCTGGCTGCCCGAGCCCCCCGCCGATTTTTCCACCCGCGTGCGCGCCCTGCCCGACGCCGGCGCCGACCTCGGCCGCCAGCTGCAGCACCTCGCCACGCACCGGCTCGACGAGAACCAGCTGCACAAGCTCGCGAAGGCCGTCACGAAGGCGCAGGCCGCGAAACAGTCGTTCGCGCCGCTGACGCCGTTCCGACTCGGCATCGTCAGCAACGCCACGTCGCACTTCATCGTGCCCGCGCTCGTCGCCACCGCGGCGCGGCACGGCATCGCGCTCGAGTGCATCGAGGCCGACTACGACCAGGTGATGCAGTCCGCGCTGTCGCCCGATTCGGAGATCAACCGCGCGCAGTGCGACGCCGTGTTGATCGCGGTGGATCACCGCGGCCTGCCGCTGTCGCCCACGCCGGGCGATGCCGAGGCGGCCGAACGCACGGTCGAGACGGCCCTCGCCCACCTGAACATGATCCGCAGCGGACTGCGTTCGAACGGCAAGGCCATCGCCATCGTGCAGACGGTGCCGCGCCCGGTCGAGTCGGCCTTCGGCAGTTTCGACCTCGCGCTCGCGGGCACGCAGCGCCAGGTGATCGACGACCTGAACCGCGCCATCGGCCGCAGCATCCCCGGCAGCGAGGACCTGCTGTTCGACGTCGCGAACCTCGCCGAGACGGTGGGCCTCGCCGACTGGCACGACACCACGCTCTGGAACATGGCCAAGCTGCCGTTCGCCAGTGCCTTCCTGCCGCTGTACGCCGACCAGGTGTGCCGACTCGTCGCCGCGCTGCGGGGCAAGAGCCGCAAGTGCCTGATCCTCGACCTCGACAACACCGTGTGGGGCGGCGTGATCGGCGACGACGGCCTGGAGGGCATCGTGATCGGCCAGGGCGACGCCACCGGCGAAGCGCACCTGTCGGTACAGCGCACGGCCCTCGCGCTGCGCGACCGCGGCATCGTGCTCGCAGTGTCCAGCAAGAACACCGACGAGGTGGCCCGCAAGCCGTTCCGCGAGCACCCCGAGATGCTGCTGCGCGAGGACCACCTCGCCGTCTTCCAGGCCAACTGGAACGACAAGGCGACCAACATCAAGGCCATCGCCGAGGAGCTGTCGCTCGGCCTCGACGCCATGGTGTTCCTCGACGACAACCCGATGGAACGCGACCTCGTGCGCCGCATGCTGCCGCAAGTGGCCGTGCCCGAGCTGCCGGCCGACCCGGCGCTGTACGCCCGCACGCTGCTGGCCGCCGGCTACTTCGAGGCCATCGCCTACTCCGGCGAGGACCGCCAGCGCGCCGCGTTCTACCAGGACAACGCCCGCCGCGTGAACCTGCAGAAGCAGGCCGGGGACGTCGACGCCTACCTCGCCTCGCTCGACATGCGCATGACGCTGCAACCCTTCGACGACACCGGCCGCGCCCGCATCGCGCAGCTGATCAACAAGTCGAACCAGTTCAACCTCACCACGCGCCGCTACACCGAGGCCGACGTGGCCGACGCGCAGGCCGACGCAGACGCCTTCACGCTGCAGGTTCGCCTGGCCGACACCTTCGGCGACAACGGCATGATCAGCGTGATCCTGTGCCGCCGCACCGGCAACGACTGGGACATCGACACCTGGCTGATGAGCTGCCGCGTGCTCGGCCGCAAGGTCGAGCAGGCCGTGCTGCAGGAACTCGTGCAGCAGGCGAAGGCCCGCGGCCTGCGCCGCCTCGTGGGCACCTACCTGCCCACCGAGAAGAACAAGCTGGTCGAGGGGCACTACGAGAAGCTCGGGTTCACGAAGGTGCACGACCTGGCGGGCGGCGGGACCGTCTGGTCGCTGGACGTGGGGTCGGTGGCCGTGGTGGAACTGCCGATCGCGATCGAGCGGATCGGGTTCGGCGAAGCGATGGCCGAAGCGGCCTGA
- a CDS encoding glycosyltransferase family 2 protein produces MLDPNALVSVVIPNYNYAAYVGDAIDSALALDWPRVQVVVVDDGSTDASRDVIARYGDRIEAVLQPNAGQAAACNAGFARARGEVVFLLDSDDVLAPDIVRALAPLWTPRVSKVQFQMRSIDAQGRPLGGTFPQYPAATPTPEEITRWSLTTSAYPTPPGSGNAYSHTFLSKILPQDDSLFRIADSAPLAAAPFLGDVVTVPKPLVSYRVHGSNDGAMSDVNGAKFAREVVRTQARFAYAQRIARGAGFEMPDRVLDRSLSYLPYRLASLRLAPEAHPIARDNRFKVLRDAVAAASWPQGVSTKGRLVLVVWSTMVALAPASLARTLILWRFAPGARPKALKTALMRLRVIR; encoded by the coding sequence CTACGCGGCGTACGTCGGCGACGCGATCGACAGCGCGCTCGCGCTCGACTGGCCGCGCGTGCAGGTGGTCGTCGTCGACGACGGCTCCACCGACGCCTCGCGGGACGTCATCGCCCGCTACGGCGACCGCATCGAGGCCGTGCTGCAGCCCAATGCGGGCCAGGCCGCGGCCTGCAACGCCGGCTTCGCGCGGGCCCGCGGCGAGGTGGTGTTCCTGCTCGACTCCGACGACGTGCTGGCCCCGGACATCGTGCGCGCGCTCGCGCCGCTGTGGACGCCCCGGGTCAGCAAGGTGCAGTTCCAGATGCGCAGCATCGACGCGCAGGGCCGGCCGCTGGGGGGCACGTTCCCGCAGTACCCGGCCGCGACGCCCACCCCGGAAGAGATCACCCGCTGGTCGCTCACCACCAGCGCGTATCCCACCCCGCCTGGCTCGGGCAATGCCTACTCGCACACGTTCCTCTCGAAGATCCTGCCGCAGGACGACAGCCTGTTCCGCATCGCCGACTCGGCCCCGCTCGCGGCCGCGCCGTTCCTCGGCGACGTGGTGACGGTGCCGAAGCCGCTGGTGTCGTACCGCGTGCACGGCAGCAACGACGGCGCGATGTCGGACGTGAACGGTGCGAAGTTCGCGCGCGAGGTGGTGCGCACGCAGGCGCGGTTCGCCTATGCGCAGCGCATCGCGCGCGGGGCGGGGTTCGAGATGCCCGATCGGGTGCTCGACCGCAGCCTGTCGTACCTGCCGTACCGGCTCGCGTCGCTGCGGCTGGCGCCCGAGGCGCATCCCATCGCGCGCGACAACCGCTTCAAGGTGTTGCGGGACGCGGTCGCCGCAGCCTCCTGGCCGCAGGGGGTGTCGACCAAGGGCCGGCTGGTGTTGGTGGTGTGGTCGACGATGGTGGCGTTGGCGCCCGCCTCGCTGGCCCGCACGCTGATCCTGTGGCGCTTCGCGCCGGGGGCGCGGCCGAAGGCATTGAAGACGGCGTTGATGCGGTTGCGCGTGATCCGCTGA
- a CDS encoding SDR family oxidoreductase — protein sequence MSVDSVHFLVSGGSGGIGAAVCDALAARGVVPVVGYARNAEAAAVVATRTGGFSLQLDLTDEDGVAAAVERLEQLPRLGGIVLAGSPALAPMPFGKITPDDMAAQWLVNVLGPQQLLAELVRRCFRRHKQGAVVGVLTQAMGSGASGIEGASSGMGAYVIAKHGLAGVLAMAAADYPWLRVRAVRPGYTETRMLEAFDERFLDLQREKAPFSTPEDVAATILHEALEETP from the coding sequence TTGTCGGTTGATTCCGTTCATTTCCTGGTGTCCGGCGGTTCGGGGGGCATCGGCGCGGCCGTGTGCGACGCGCTCGCCGCCCGCGGCGTCGTGCCCGTCGTGGGCTATGCCCGCAACGCCGAGGCGGCCGCGGTCGTGGCCACGCGCACCGGCGGCTTTTCGCTGCAGCTCGACCTCACCGACGAGGACGGCGTGGCCGCGGCCGTCGAACGCCTGGAGCAACTGCCCCGGCTCGGCGGCATCGTGCTGGCCGGGTCGCCCGCCCTCGCGCCGATGCCCTTCGGCAAGATCACCCCGGACGACATGGCCGCGCAATGGCTCGTCAACGTGCTGGGCCCGCAACAGCTGCTCGCCGAACTCGTGCGCCGCTGCTTCCGCCGCCACAAGCAGGGCGCGGTGGTGGGCGTGCTGACCCAGGCGATGGGCAGTGGTGCAAGCGGCATCGAGGGCGCGTCGTCCGGCATGGGCGCCTACGTGATCGCCAAGCACGGCCTGGCCGGCGTGCTCGCGATGGCCGCCGCCGACTACCCCTGGCTGCGCGTGCGCGCCGTGCGCCCCGGCTACACCGAGACCCGCATGCTCGAGGCGTTCGACGAACGGTTCCTCGACCTGCAACGCGAGAAGGCTCCGTTCTCCACTCCCGAGGACGTGGCCGCGACGATTCTTCACGAGGCATTGGAGGAGACCCCATGA